In Vibrio celticus, one genomic interval encodes:
- a CDS encoding methyltransferase, with the protein MSEYKLDPFNALEAKTEAQKLSFAPIVFHTARTLRDLGILKALDDADNEGLPAGCISESTGVSEYGVKVLLDMALSAHIVTWDKPNYKMANLGFYLLHDGMTNANMDFTADVCYAAMMHLTEAIEEGTPAGLKELGDWETIYQGLSQLPEKAKESWFKFDHFYSDRSFPVLLEKVFSKKPKSLVDIGGNTGKWAMQCCNHNSDVEVTIVDLPQQLEMAMANATQHGHQDRVTPFPANMLDKQQALPMGADVWWMSQFLDCFSPMEILSILKRVRSHMSEDATVYILELFWDAQKYDAASYSLNATSLYFTCLANGNSRFYRSEDFLEIVEEAGFEVVTRTDDIGLGHTLLELKAGAQ; encoded by the coding sequence GTGTCGGAATATAAATTAGATCCATTCAACGCATTAGAAGCAAAAACAGAAGCGCAGAAATTGTCTTTCGCTCCTATTGTTTTTCATACTGCTCGTACACTTCGTGATTTAGGCATCTTGAAAGCGTTAGATGACGCGGACAACGAGGGTTTGCCAGCAGGGTGCATCTCTGAATCAACCGGTGTCTCTGAGTACGGCGTGAAAGTTCTGCTCGATATGGCGTTAAGTGCGCATATTGTTACTTGGGACAAACCTAACTACAAAATGGCCAATCTTGGGTTCTACCTTCTGCACGATGGCATGACCAACGCAAACATGGATTTTACGGCCGATGTTTGTTACGCCGCGATGATGCATCTAACCGAAGCGATTGAAGAGGGCACACCTGCTGGTTTGAAAGAGCTTGGAGATTGGGAAACCATTTATCAAGGTTTGTCTCAACTGCCAGAAAAAGCCAAAGAGAGTTGGTTCAAGTTCGATCACTTCTATTCTGATCGCTCGTTCCCAGTATTACTTGAAAAAGTCTTCAGCAAGAAACCTAAATCGCTGGTGGATATTGGCGGCAATACAGGCAAGTGGGCAATGCAGTGTTGCAACCACAATTCTGATGTTGAAGTGACGATTGTTGATTTGCCACAGCAGTTAGAAATGGCAATGGCAAACGCAACGCAGCATGGTCATCAAGACCGAGTAACGCCATTCCCAGCGAATATGTTGGATAAGCAGCAAGCGCTGCCAATGGGCGCGGATGTGTGGTGGATGAGCCAGTTCCTTGATTGCTTCTCGCCAATGGAGATTCTGAGTATATTAAAGCGTGTTCGCTCTCATATGTCAGAAGACGCGACTGTCTATATCCTTGAACTGTTTTGGGATGCACAGAAATACGATGCGGCTTCTTATAGCTTAAACGCGACGTCTCTCTACTTTACCTGCTTGGCAAATGGCAACAGCCGTTTTTACCGCAGTGAAGATTTCTTAGAGATCGTTGAAGAAGCGGGCTTTGAAGTGGTAACTCGCACCGACGATATCGGTCTTGGTCACACGCTTCTTGAATTGAAAGCTGGCGCGCAATAA
- a CDS encoding beta-ketoacyl synthase chain length factor has product MSNQSQLMSFNIEKWSANSAGLNSVAQWQTWSTNLDWPQDGSTEFKAIPPMMRRRMSVQSKLAVQTALTLLKDTAIDYLVFASRHGELHRTATLIQSILEGDDASPMAFSQSVHNTAAGLTTIAAKAPIPLTSIAAGQDTFHNALIEAYLYLHQYPSHRVLVIDFDQPLPELYQEYETQHYADYALGFVLTAGSEYSITRTVEANQAASVLPQGLQTLQHILLGTNKWAIAGKHQTWSWVNNTETGPQS; this is encoded by the coding sequence ATGTCAAATCAATCCCAATTAATGTCGTTTAATATTGAGAAATGGTCTGCAAATTCGGCTGGTCTCAATTCTGTTGCCCAATGGCAAACGTGGAGCACTAATTTAGATTGGCCACAAGATGGTTCGACTGAATTTAAAGCTATTCCTCCAATGATGCGTCGCCGAATGAGTGTGCAAAGCAAACTTGCCGTCCAAACCGCGTTAACCCTATTAAAAGACACCGCGATTGATTATCTGGTTTTTGCTAGCCGACATGGTGAGCTGCACCGAACCGCCACTTTGATTCAGTCGATATTAGAAGGTGACGATGCCTCGCCGATGGCGTTCTCACAGTCGGTACATAATACCGCTGCCGGTCTAACCACAATTGCCGCCAAAGCGCCGATTCCACTGACTTCAATCGCCGCAGGGCAAGATACTTTCCACAATGCTCTAATCGAAGCTTATCTTTACCTACATCAGTACCCGTCACATCGTGTACTCGTCATTGACTTCGACCAGCCTTTGCCTGAGCTTTACCAAGAATACGAAACACAACACTATGCTGATTACGCTCTGGGCTTCGTGCTTACCGCTGGCAGTGAATACTCTATTACTAGAACAGTAGAAGCCAACCAAGCAGCTTCCGTGTTACCACAAGGGCTACAAACGCTCCAACATATCTTATTGGGTACAAATAAGTGGGCTATAGCTGGCAAGCACCAAACTTGGTCATGGGTAAATAACACCGAGACAGGCCCACAGTCATGA